In Pseudodesulfovibrio alkaliphilus, the genomic stretch GGGAGGTGCTGGCGGCCGAGGTTCCCGACGAGGTTGCCGTAGCCATCGGACGCGAATATGAGAGACTGGCGGCCCGCATCGGATACCGGCCCAATGTGGGGGTCCGCTCTTCGGCTCTGGGCGAGGACGAGGCCGGCTCCTCCTCTGCGGGCCAGTACCTCACGTTGCTCAATGTGCACCCCGAGGACATGCTGTTTGCCTACAAGCGGGTGGTGGCTTCCTTGTATGGTGCGCAGGCCATGGGCTATCGCCGCAACCGCGGCCTGGATACGCCCCCCATGTGCGTCGGCTTTCTGGAGATGGTCGAAGCCTGGGCGGGCGGTGTGGTCTACACCCGTGATCCTCTCTCTGAAAACGCGGAGGCCGTACTGATTAACGCCTGTTGGGGGCGGCCCAAGTCCGTGGTGGACGGCTCGGTATTGGCCGACAGCTTTGTGGTGGACCGTCGGACTTTGGTCCAGCGCAGCCGGGACATAGCCGTCAAGCGCATCCGCATGCACGGGGGAAGGGCCGGAGGCATGGTCATGGACCGCGTTCCGGCAGACATGGCGTCGCAGCCTTCGCTGACCGATCAACAGGTCACGGACCTGACGTGTACCAGCCTTCGCATTGAGGAGCAGTTCGGCTATCCCCAGGACATCGAATTTGCCGTGAACGAGGCCGGGGAGATTGCCTATCTCCAGGCGCGTGCCGTCATGCTCACTGCCGAGCCTGTGGTCCAGCCGCTGCCCGAGGGCACCCGTGTCGTCATGTCCGGCGGGGTCCGGGTCAGTGGCGGTGTGGGAGCGGGGCTGGTCCACCATGTACGCACCACGGCCGACATCCTGGATTTCGAACCGGGTGGTGTGCTGGTGGCCCGGCAGTCCGGCCCGGATCTCGCCCCGCTTCTGCCCGTGGCCTCGGCCGTGATCACCGAGCTGGGGGGGGTGGCCGGGCATTTGGCCTCTGTGGCCCGCGAGTTCCGGGTTCCGGCCCTGTTCGGAATGGGCAACGCCCTGGATTCGATCCCGGAGTCCGCCATGGTCACGGTGGATGCCGACGGCAGGCGCGTTTTGCGCGGGGTTGTCGAGTCGCTGCTCGAATCCGAGGCCCCCGGGGTCAACCTCATGGCCGGCAGCCCGGTACACACCGCCCTGGCGGCGGTGGCCGAACACATCACTCCCCTGCACCTGCTCGACCCCGAGGGGCTGACCTTTCGCCCGGAGAATTGCACAACCCTGCACGACATCACCCGCTATTGCCACGAAAAGGCTGTGGCCGAGATGTTTTCCTTTGGCCGGGGACACAAGGTCAGCCGCTACGAAGCCAAACAGCTGCATGTGGAGGGCAGCCCCAAGCAGTTCTGGGTGGTCAATGTGCAGGATGGCTTCATGGTCGAGCCCAGTGACAAATGGGTGGAGCTTGGACAGATCGCCTGCCAGCCCATGCTGGCCCTGTGGCGCGGCATGAACGCCTTTCCCTGGGAAGGCCCTCCGGCCGTGAACGGCCGGGGCTTCCTGTCGGTCCTGTTCGAGGCGTCCATGAACCCAAAGCTCAACGTGGCGGGCGGCAGCTCACTGGCCTTTAAAAATTATTTCATGATTTCCAAGGAATTCTGCTCCCTCCAATCCCGTTTCGGCTTTCACTTCTGCAACGTGGAGGCCCTGGTTGGCGAATACGCGGTGGAGAATTATGCGGGTTTTCGTTTCTTTGGCGGGGCGGCCGATCCGGGGCGGCGTCGTCTGCGGGTGATGCTCATCTCCGAGGTGCTGGAGGAATTCGGCTTTCGGACCTCGGTTCGCCAGGACAGTCTGACTGCCCGTGTCGAAGGGCGCGGCCCCGAGCACATGCTTTCCCGGCTTGTGGTCCTCGGGCATGT encodes the following:
- a CDS encoding PEP/pyruvate-binding domain-containing protein — translated: MGPVETIKRISRRVGQLLGVGPGTGPEALRESFQARYHTFKLLVSANTQALEVMAEMEEALRGEIPFGFGFIRSRTARVTAVVYSIIRYMEALAPGRYPGLHDSFEAIRRNIQEALPRVEKHVEGRRVVALGEIDRNDSAECGPKMAHLGELRNRMGLRVPDGFVVTADACRMFMESGDLREEIDRLIQASGADNPSSMLALCEAIEREVLAAEVPDEVAVAIGREYERLAARIGYRPNVGVRSSALGEDEAGSSSAGQYLTLLNVHPEDMLFAYKRVVASLYGAQAMGYRRNRGLDTPPMCVGFLEMVEAWAGGVVYTRDPLSENAEAVLINACWGRPKSVVDGSVLADSFVVDRRTLVQRSRDIAVKRIRMHGGRAGGMVMDRVPADMASQPSLTDQQVTDLTCTSLRIEEQFGYPQDIEFAVNEAGEIAYLQARAVMLTAEPVVQPLPEGTRVVMSGGVRVSGGVGAGLVHHVRTTADILDFEPGGVLVARQSGPDLAPLLPVASAVITELGGVAGHLASVAREFRVPALFGMGNALDSIPESAMVTVDADGRRVLRGVVESLLESEAPGVNLMAGSPVHTALAAVAEHITPLHLLDPEGLTFRPENCTTLHDITRYCHEKAVAEMFSFGRGHKVSRYEAKQLHVEGSPKQFWVVNVQDGFMVEPSDKWVELGQIACQPMLALWRGMNAFPWEGPPAVNGRGFLSVLFEASMNPKLNVAGGSSLAFKNYFMISKEFCSLQSRFGFHFCNVEALVGEYAVENYAGFRFFGGAADPGRRRLRVMLISEVLEEFGFRTSVRQDSLTARVEGRGPEHMLSRLVVLGHVIMHTRQLDMIMRDAAQVQAHKDRLCSQLGELLGEPASLGAHSIDG